The following proteins are encoded in a genomic region of Dehalococcoidia bacterium:
- the trpD gene encoding anthranilate phosphoribosyltransferase, with the protein MLLEVREAIRILVDEGRHLSEEEARAVMEQVMDGKATPAQLGALLTALRLRGETVDELVGMATAMRRRALRVDAPPPILDTCGTGGDGKSTFNASTAAAVVAAACGLRVAKHGNRAASSRCGSADLLEALGARIDLGPEGVTRCLRQVGLGFLFAPRFHPAMGHAAGPRREIGVRTIFNLLGPLSNPAGATHHLLGVAHASLGEKMALALQRLGVEKALVVHSLDGLDEVSPSAPTMVWEVTQNAVTQWEIRPEELGVSPCPLEAICASDPSRNAQLLRAVLGGQERGPLRDFVILNAAAAILAGGAVPSLREGMAMAAQAIDSGAALRKLDEFISFTQKAEG; encoded by the coding sequence GTGCTGCTAGAGGTGCGAGAAGCCATTCGCATCCTGGTGGACGAGGGCCGTCACCTATCTGAGGAAGAGGCCAGGGCGGTGATGGAGCAAGTGATGGATGGCAAGGCGACCCCCGCCCAGCTGGGTGCGCTATTAACTGCTCTCCGCCTGCGAGGTGAGACAGTAGACGAGCTAGTGGGGATGGCCACAGCCATGCGTCGGCGGGCCTTGCGGGTGGATGCGCCACCCCCCATCTTGGACACCTGCGGCACGGGAGGCGATGGCAAGAGCACCTTCAACGCCTCCACGGCCGCCGCCGTGGTGGCTGCCGCCTGTGGGCTACGGGTGGCCAAGCACGGCAACCGGGCAGCCTCCTCCCGCTGCGGCTCGGCCGACCTGCTGGAGGCCTTGGGGGCCCGCATCGACCTGGGCCCAGAAGGGGTCACGCGATGTCTCCGCCAGGTGGGGCTGGGGTTCTTGTTCGCTCCCCGCTTCCATCCGGCCATGGGCCACGCCGCCGGGCCCCGCCGCGAGATAGGAGTGCGGACCATCTTTAATCTCCTGGGCCCCCTCTCCAACCCCGCCGGCGCTACCCATCATCTCTTAGGGGTGGCCCATGCCTCCCTGGGGGAGAAGATGGCTCTAGCACTGCAACGCCTGGGGGTGGAGAAGGCCTTGGTGGTCCATAGCCTGGACGGCCTGGACGAGGTGAGCCCCTCGGCCCCCACCATGGTGTGGGAGGTAACGCAAAACGCCGTGACGCAGTGGGAGATACGACCAGAGGAGCTGGGCGTATCGCCCTGTCCACTGGAGGCCATCTGTGCCAGCGACCCTTCCCGCAACGCCCAGCTCCTACGCGCCGTCCTCGGGGGCCAGGAGCGGGGCCCCCTGCGGGACTTCGTAATCCTCAACGCCGCAGCCGCCATCCTAGCCGGCGGGGCCGTGCCATCCCTCAGGGAGGGGATGGCGATGGCTGCCCAGGCCATCGACTCCGGTGCAGCCCTGCGCAAGTTGGACGAGTTCATATCCTTCACCCAGAAGGCAGAGGGATGA
- the trpE gene encoding anthranilate synthase component I yields the protein MSAYWPSLSEVLALARRGEGNLCPVMREVPADLETPVSAYLKVARGPYSFLLESVEGGERLARYSFIGAEPYRVVRQGPYAHPWDGADPLRDVEGELSRFQLVLPSGGREPALPRFTGGAVGYLAWECVRHFEPRVPIRAEDPLGVPESLFMFVDTLVVFDHLQHVIKVISHCRLDGDVEASYRQACWRIEQMVARLSRPLPTVPYPVRRPVQVPATVRSNVSKEEFLAMVERARRYVIAGDVIQVVLAQRLYRPLQAHPFSVYRALRAINPSPYMYYLHLDDFQIVGASPEMLVRVEDGEVTTHPIAGTRRRGRTAEEDRALEEELRQDEKERAEHLMLVDLARNDIGRVAEPGTVRVPAFMEVERYSHVMHLVSRVEGRLRPHLTCYDALRACFPAGTVSGAPKVRAMEIIAELENERRGPYAGAVGYFDYSGNMDMAITIRTLVIRGDVAHIYVGAGIVYDSVPEREHGETMAKAAALLLAMERAEEMEAATVTGSLGY from the coding sequence ATGTCCGCCTATTGGCCCTCCTTGTCGGAGGTCCTGGCCCTGGCGCGACGTGGCGAGGGAAACCTCTGCCCCGTCATGCGTGAGGTGCCTGCTGACCTGGAGACGCCCGTCTCCGCCTACCTCAAGGTGGCCCGCGGCCCCTATTCCTTCCTCTTGGAGTCGGTGGAGGGCGGGGAGCGGCTAGCCCGTTACTCCTTCATCGGCGCTGAGCCCTACCGGGTGGTGCGACAGGGCCCCTACGCCCACCCCTGGGACGGGGCCGACCCTCTGAGGGACGTGGAAGGGGAGCTCTCCCGTTTCCAGTTGGTGTTGCCCAGCGGGGGTAGGGAGCCCGCCTTACCGAGGTTCACCGGGGGAGCGGTGGGATACCTGGCTTGGGAGTGCGTCCGCCACTTCGAGCCGCGGGTGCCCATCAGGGCTGAGGACCCGCTGGGTGTGCCCGAGTCCTTGTTCATGTTCGTGGATACTTTGGTGGTGTTCGATCATCTGCAGCACGTCATCAAGGTCATCTCCCATTGCCGTCTGGATGGGGACGTGGAAGCCAGCTATCGCCAGGCCTGCTGGCGCATCGAACAGATGGTGGCCCGCCTCTCTCGCCCCCTGCCAACGGTGCCCTATCCCGTTCGCCGGCCGGTCCAGGTCCCAGCCACCGTCCGCTCCAACGTGAGCAAGGAGGAGTTCTTGGCCATGGTGGAGCGGGCCCGCCGGTATGTCATAGCTGGGGACGTCATCCAGGTGGTGCTGGCCCAGCGGTTATATCGGCCTCTGCAGGCCCACCCCTTCTCCGTCTACCGCGCCCTACGCGCTATCAACCCCTCCCCCTACATGTACTACCTCCACTTGGACGACTTCCAGATCGTGGGGGCATCGCCGGAGATGTTGGTGCGGGTGGAGGACGGCGAGGTGACTACTCACCCCATCGCTGGCACCCGCCGCCGCGGCCGCACGGCGGAGGAGGATAGGGCCTTGGAAGAGGAGCTGCGCCAGGACGAGAAGGAGAGGGCCGAGCACCTGATGTTGGTGGACCTGGCCCGCAACGACATCGGCCGGGTGGCGGAGCCTGGGACGGTACGGGTGCCAGCCTTCATGGAGGTGGAGCGCTATTCCCACGTCATGCATCTGGTATCGCGGGTGGAGGGGCGGCTGCGCCCCCACCTCACCTGCTACGACGCCCTGAGGGCATGCTTCCCCGCCGGCACCGTCTCTGGCGCCCCCAAGGTCCGGGCCATGGAGATCATCGCCGAGTTGGAGAACGAGCGCCGTGGCCCCTATGCAGGGGCTGTGGGCTACTTCGATTACTCAGGCAACATGGACATGGCCATCACCATCCGCACCCTGGTGATACGAGGGGATGTGGCCCATATCTACGTGGGGGCCGGCATCGTCTACGATTCGGTACCGGAGCGGGAGCACGGCGAGACCATGGCCAAGGCCGCTGCCCTCCTCCTGGCCATGGAGCGAGCGGAGGAGATGGAGGCCGCCACCGTCACCGGCAGCCTGGGATACTGA
- a CDS encoding acyl-CoA dehydrogenase family protein, whose protein sequence is MERPIDYGQWESAIGLNWYLVDPNLRFLMDVYIPPERRQWAEGHLVRWGELCGGAIARRAEVIDKNPPRLEQYDPWGRQVYQVVHHPDAIAVKKDVWEEGPHGLRARGEDVPPVLGGAFTYLLSQADTGMVCATGMTGGVADLVERYGSPEVKARVLPHLLSHTFQDSWDGAMFMTEIEGGSDLARTATVARHLEGDRWLLNGSKWFCSNVDAKAIVTLARPEGAPEGLKGLALFLVPAIRQDGTRNGIVIKRIKEKLGTRSVPTAEVDFVDAEAYILSSPRAESSEAKGLNRMMAMVNGSRLGVACMALGIMRRSFLEAAIYAHHRRAFGRYLYQLPMVRETLMEMAVEVEATAALVFETYHHTGRRGDEHARRLYRILVPLSKFRAARRGLEMAIRGLEVMGGNGYIENFPMARQVRDAQCHTIWEGTENIICLDVVRAMVKEAAHDALLSRLEEALAGAQHPVLARARQAAASLLGQAREAIALLLKASEEVRQFHARRLASLLADATQACLLLEEAGRELAQEGSARKAAVAHLFCQRLVPQPLYGIGTDQRILGLYDAVVRYAPLEVGDLTLTNA, encoded by the coding sequence ATGGAGAGACCCATAGATTATGGCCAGTGGGAATCGGCCATCGGCCTTAATTGGTACCTGGTGGACCCCAACCTCCGGTTCCTCATGGACGTCTACATCCCGCCGGAGCGTCGGCAGTGGGCTGAGGGCCACCTGGTGCGATGGGGCGAGCTGTGCGGCGGCGCCATTGCCCGCCGGGCCGAGGTCATCGATAAGAACCCGCCCCGCCTAGAGCAGTATGACCCCTGGGGTCGGCAGGTCTATCAGGTGGTGCACCACCCGGACGCCATCGCCGTCAAGAAGGATGTATGGGAGGAGGGACCCCACGGCTTGCGAGCCCGTGGAGAGGATGTGCCGCCGGTGTTGGGCGGAGCCTTTACGTACCTGTTGTCCCAGGCTGATACGGGCATGGTGTGCGCCACGGGCATGACGGGCGGCGTGGCCGATCTGGTGGAGCGTTACGGCTCGCCGGAGGTGAAGGCCCGCGTCCTGCCCCATCTCCTCTCCCACACGTTTCAGGACTCGTGGGACGGGGCCATGTTCATGACGGAGATAGAGGGAGGGTCGGACCTCGCCCGCACAGCCACCGTAGCCCGCCACCTGGAGGGCGACCGATGGCTCCTCAACGGCTCCAAATGGTTCTGCTCCAATGTGGACGCCAAAGCCATCGTGACTCTGGCCCGGCCGGAGGGGGCACCAGAGGGGCTCAAGGGCTTGGCCCTCTTCCTGGTGCCCGCCATCCGCCAAGACGGCACCCGCAACGGCATCGTCATCAAGCGCATTAAGGAGAAGCTGGGCACCCGCTCCGTCCCCACGGCAGAGGTGGACTTTGTAGACGCTGAAGCCTACATCCTCTCCAGCCCTCGCGCCGAGAGCTCGGAGGCCAAGGGCCTTAACCGCATGATGGCCATGGTCAACGGCTCCCGCCTGGGGGTGGCGTGCATGGCCCTGGGCATCATGCGCCGCAGCTTTCTGGAGGCCGCCATATACGCCCACCACCGCCGCGCCTTCGGCCGCTACCTGTACCAGCTCCCCATGGTCCGGGAGACCCTCATGGAGATGGCCGTGGAGGTGGAGGCCACCGCCGCCTTGGTGTTCGAGACATATCACCATACGGGCCGCCGGGGAGACGAGCACGCCCGCCGCCTTTACCGTATCCTGGTTCCTCTGTCCAAGTTCCGGGCCGCCCGCCGCGGCCTGGAGATGGCCATCCGCGGGCTGGAGGTGATGGGAGGCAACGGATATATCGAGAACTTCCCCATGGCCCGTCAGGTGCGCGATGCCCAATGCCATACCATCTGGGAGGGCACCGAAAACATCATCTGCCTGGACGTGGTTCGGGCCATGGTAAAGGAAGCCGCCCACGATGCCCTCCTATCTCGTCTGGAGGAGGCGTTGGCGGGTGCTCAGCACCCCGTCCTGGCCCGCGCTCGCCAGGCGGCTGCCTCCCTGCTGGGGCAGGCCCGAGAGGCCATCGCCCTCCTGCTCAAGGCCAGCGAAGAGGTGCGCCAGTTCCACGCTCGGCGCCTGGCCTCCCTCCTGGCCGATGCCACGCAGGCCTGCCTCCTTCTAGAGGAGGCAGGTAGGGAGCTGGCACAGGAGGGATCGGCCCGCAAGGCAGCTGTGGCTCACCTCTTCTGCCAGCGCCTGGTGCCCCAGCCCCTCTATGGCATCGGCACCGATCAGCGCATCCTGGGCCTGTACGACGCAGTAGTGCGGTACGCTCCTCTGGAGGTAGGCGACCTGACCTTGACAAACGCTTAG
- a CDS encoding TrpB-like pyridoxal phosphate-dependent enzyme, with protein MRTKFLLDEDHIPTHWYNVLADMDPPPPPIDPRTGQPVGPEALIPLFPLALIQQEVSTERYIPIPDEVREVYKLWRPTPLFRARRLEQALDTPARIYYKYEGVSPAGSHKPNTAVAQAYYNKAEGVRRLTTETGAGQWGSALAMACAFFGIQLKVYMVKVSYHQKPYRRVLMETWGAQVVPSPSPDTEAGRRVLREDPESPGSLGIAISEAVEDAASRDDTKYSLGSVLNHVLLHQTVIGLEALQQMEMAGDYPDVVIGCVGGGSNYAGLALPFVRDKLTQGRKTRFIAVEPEACPSITRGQYTYDFGDTAATTPLLKMHTLGHTFIPPSIHAGGLRYHGMAPIISKLVEDGVMEARAYHQTKVFEAAVQFARAEGIVPAPESAHAVRAAIDEALAAREAGEQRVILFNLSGHGLLDLAAYDQYLTGRLEDYAYPEEKVREALAHIPKVGG; from the coding sequence ATGCGTACCAAGTTCCTGCTAGATGAGGACCACATACCCACCCACTGGTACAACGTGCTGGCGGACATGGACCCGCCACCACCGCCCATCGACCCACGCACGGGGCAGCCGGTGGGGCCGGAGGCCCTTATCCCCCTCTTCCCCCTAGCCCTCATCCAGCAAGAGGTCTCCACGGAGCGGTACATCCCCATTCCTGATGAGGTGCGGGAGGTATACAAGCTATGGCGACCCACTCCCCTCTTCCGGGCCCGGCGGCTGGAGCAGGCCTTAGATACCCCCGCCCGCATCTATTACAAATATGAGGGCGTCTCCCCCGCCGGCTCCCACAAGCCCAACACCGCCGTAGCCCAGGCCTACTACAACAAGGCGGAGGGCGTACGACGTCTCACCACCGAGACGGGGGCTGGACAGTGGGGATCGGCCCTGGCCATGGCCTGTGCCTTCTTCGGCATCCAACTGAAGGTTTACATGGTGAAGGTCTCCTACCACCAGAAGCCCTACCGGCGCGTCCTCATGGAGACATGGGGGGCACAGGTGGTTCCCAGCCCCAGCCCCGATACGGAGGCGGGGCGCAGGGTCCTCAGAGAGGACCCCGAGTCCCCCGGCTCTCTGGGCATCGCCATCTCCGAGGCAGTGGAAGACGCCGCATCCAGGGACGACACCAAGTACTCCCTGGGCTCTGTCCTCAACCACGTGCTGCTGCACCAGACGGTGATAGGGCTGGAGGCCCTGCAGCAGATGGAGATGGCTGGCGACTATCCAGATGTGGTCATCGGGTGTGTAGGGGGCGGCTCCAATTACGCCGGCCTGGCCCTCCCCTTCGTGCGGGACAAGCTCACCCAGGGCCGCAAGACCCGCTTCATCGCCGTGGAGCCTGAGGCCTGCCCCTCCATAACCCGCGGCCAGTACACCTACGACTTCGGCGACACGGCCGCCACCACACCCCTCCTTAAGATGCATACCCTGGGTCACACCTTTATCCCCCCGTCCATCCACGCTGGCGGCCTCCGCTACCACGGCATGGCCCCCATCATCTCCAAACTGGTGGAGGACGGAGTGATGGAGGCCCGGGCCTACCACCAGACCAAGGTCTTTGAGGCGGCCGTCCAGTTCGCCAGGGCCGAGGGCATCGTCCCGGCCCCCGAGTCGGCCCATGCCGTGCGGGCAGCCATCGACGAGGCCCTGGCGGCCAGGGAGGCCGGGGAGCAGCGGGTTATCCTCTTTAACCTCTCAGGCCACGGCCTCTTGGATCTGGCGGCCTACGACCAGTACCTCACCGGCCGCCTGGAGGACTACGCCTACCCTGAGGAGAAGGTGCGGGAGGCCCTGGCACATATACCCAAGGTGGGAGGGTGA
- a CDS encoding ABC transporter ATP-binding protein, protein MNSPAVLARGLRKTYRMGGEVVRALDGVDLVVERGSMVAIMGRSGSGKTTLLNILGGLDRPDEGQVVLDGVDITRLNGRALTRVRREKVGFVFQEFNLIPTLTALENVELPMRYARVPPGQRRQRALEALARVGLAHRAHHRPSQLSGGEQQRVTIARALVMRPALVLADEPTGELDSQTAAQVIELMEALNRELGQTFLIVTHDPGVARHCGRIIKMEDGRIISDEHAA, encoded by the coding sequence ATGAATTCTCCCGCTGTACTGGCCCGCGGGCTCCGCAAGACCTATCGCATGGGGGGCGAGGTAGTGCGAGCCTTGGACGGCGTGGACCTGGTGGTGGAGCGGGGTAGCATGGTGGCCATCATGGGCCGTTCGGGCTCGGGCAAGACCACCCTCCTGAACATCTTGGGGGGGCTGGACCGACCCGACGAGGGTCAGGTGGTGTTGGACGGGGTGGATATCACCCGCCTCAACGGCCGTGCCCTGACGCGGGTGCGGCGCGAGAAGGTGGGGTTCGTTTTCCAGGAGTTCAACCTTATCCCCACCCTCACGGCCCTGGAGAACGTGGAGCTGCCCATGCGGTACGCCCGAGTTCCCCCTGGCCAGCGACGGCAGCGAGCCTTGGAAGCCCTCGCCCGAGTGGGACTCGCCCATAGGGCCCACCACCGCCCGTCCCAGCTGTCAGGGGGGGAGCAGCAGCGGGTGACCATCGCCAGAGCACTGGTGATGCGGCCAGCCCTGGTCCTGGCCGACGAGCCCACCGGTGAGCTGGACTCCCAGACCGCGGCCCAGGTTATAGAGCTCATGGAGGCCCTGAACCGGGAACTGGGGCAGACCTTCCTCATCGTCACCCATGACCCAGGGGTGGCAAGGCACTGTGGACGCATCATAAAGATGGAAGACGGACGCATCATCAGCGATGAGCACGCGGCCTAG
- the trpC gene encoding indole-3-glycerol phosphate synthase TrpC, with translation MAPSVLDEILAYKRREVAQARERLPLEVMMARARQAPPVRPFATALAGPWPKLIAEVKARSPSKGLLRPHMDPVALACAYARAGAAAISVLTDERYFGGSLAHLTAVRQALPHGPPLLRKDFIFDPYQVYESRACGADALLLIVACLRGDELGHLISLTRELGMEALVEVHDEEELWRAVQAGAAIIGINNRDLRTFAVDLSTTERLIPLIPKGVKVVAESGIHTPKDVMRMAALGVHALLIGEALVTAPDPEAKIRELLAIGS, from the coding sequence ATGGCCCCCTCGGTGCTGGATGAGATCCTGGCCTACAAGCGCCGGGAGGTAGCCCAGGCCAGGGAGCGTCTGCCCCTGGAGGTGATGATGGCGAGGGCGCGCCAGGCCCCACCCGTACGGCCTTTCGCCACCGCCCTGGCCGGCCCATGGCCCAAGCTCATCGCCGAGGTGAAAGCCCGCAGCCCCTCCAAGGGCCTCCTGAGACCCCATATGGACCCGGTAGCCCTGGCCTGTGCCTACGCCCGCGCTGGGGCAGCAGCCATATCCGTGCTCACAGATGAACGTTACTTTGGCGGTTCGCTAGCGCATCTGACCGCCGTCCGCCAGGCCCTCCCTCACGGCCCTCCTCTTTTGCGCAAGGACTTCATCTTCGACCCGTACCAGGTCTACGAGTCGCGGGCCTGCGGTGCGGATGCCCTCCTTCTCATCGTCGCTTGCCTGCGAGGGGACGAGCTGGGGCACCTCATCTCCCTGACGCGGGAGCTAGGCATGGAGGCACTGGTAGAGGTCCACGACGAGGAGGAGCTATGGCGAGCCGTGCAGGCCGGGGCCGCCATCATCGGCATAAATAACCGCGACTTGCGCACCTTCGCCGTGGACCTGTCCACTACCGAGCGGCTTATCCCCCTCATCCCCAAAGGGGTGAAGGTGGTGGCTGAGTCAGGCATCCATACCCCGAAGGACGTGATGAGGATGGCTGCCCTTGGGGTGCATGCCCTCCTCATCGGCGAAGCGCTGGTCACCGCCCCCGACCCCGAGGCCAAGATACGTGAGCTTTTGGCCATTGGCTCTTGA
- the trpS gene encoding tryptophan--tRNA ligase — translation MVIPALELKPHWRRMLTGDRPTGPLHLGHYVGSLKFRLDLQDKLDCFVLVADLHVLTTRIEGLEEIGHYVREVVLDYLAVGLNPDKCTIYLQSLVPEVVELAWLFMALVSVPRAQRIPTLKEQVRDLKLESASMALLAYPILQAADILMVKADVVPVGEDQASHLELTREIARRFNRLYRPVFPEPDYPIGPRLVGLDGQAKASKSLGNVIFLKDDPETVRRKVMSMYTDPQRIRADIPGRVEGNPVFIYHDYFNDDRAEVEDLKERYRQGRVGDVEVKEKLARAINRFLDPIRERRARFAARPQLVEEIIREGSRRAREEARKTLEEAREAMGLTHFRHVAVGAEG, via the coding sequence ATGGTGATCCCCGCCCTAGAGCTCAAGCCCCACTGGCGCCGGATGCTCACCGGGGATAGGCCCACAGGGCCCCTCCACCTGGGCCACTACGTGGGCTCCCTCAAGTTCCGCCTCGACCTTCAAGACAAGCTGGACTGCTTCGTCCTGGTGGCCGATTTGCACGTCCTCACCACCCGTATCGAGGGGTTGGAGGAGATCGGCCATTACGTGCGGGAGGTGGTGCTGGATTACCTGGCGGTGGGCCTAAACCCCGATAAGTGCACTATCTACCTCCAGTCGTTGGTGCCGGAGGTGGTGGAGCTGGCTTGGCTGTTCATGGCCCTGGTCAGCGTGCCGCGCGCCCAGCGCATCCCCACCCTCAAGGAACAAGTGCGGGACCTAAAGCTGGAATCGGCGTCCATGGCCCTTCTGGCCTATCCCATCCTGCAAGCGGCCGATATCCTCATGGTCAAGGCAGATGTAGTGCCTGTGGGTGAGGATCAGGCTTCCCACCTGGAGCTGACGCGGGAGATCGCCCGTCGCTTCAACCGTCTTTACCGGCCGGTGTTCCCGGAGCCGGACTACCCCATCGGCCCACGTCTGGTGGGGCTGGACGGCCAGGCGAAAGCCAGCAAGTCCCTGGGTAACGTCATCTTCCTGAAGGACGACCCAGAGACGGTGCGGCGCAAGGTGATGAGCATGTACACCGACCCCCAGCGCATCCGGGCCGACATCCCTGGCCGCGTAGAGGGGAATCCAGTCTTCATCTACCACGACTATTTCAACGATGACCGGGCGGAGGTGGAGGACCTAAAGGAGCGTTACCGCCAAGGCCGGGTGGGGGATGTGGAGGTGAAGGAGAAGCTGGCCCGGGCCATTAACCGCTTTCTGGATCCCATCCGGGAGCGGCGAGCCCGCTTCGCTGCTCGCCCCCAACTGGTGGAGGAGATCATCCGTGAAGGGTCGCGCCGTGCCCGCGAGGAGGCGCGCAAGACCCTGGAGGAGGCACGGGAGGCCATGGGCCTCACCCACTTCCGCCATGTGGCAGTGGGGGCGGAGGGCTGA
- a CDS encoding ABC transporter permease has product MGRVFILRLPEPVRNVLRHRIRTGLTVLGIAIGIFALVVLGALAEKVNILVVGGEKYLSDRVAVMAKGAGHPYFGSQGLVPASLAGELARMPEAACVQKDISMLLDPGSRAGFGMPKVLSGIDVEERLRCDQVAPGPVKVDFASGGWWQPGQRRVAVLGVDVANYLGVRTGDEVEVDGITFRVVGTLNRTLTGPDNVFYVPLEDAREIMLKRQPWLAAANVNDTVRNIWVVLKKGVDGDILAQEIRSRFTDVDAMGPSELRQPLQTSNRIFQFTILGVAMVALIVGGLSIINTMVMSVAERVREIGIKKAVGAADSDILWEYLTEAAFIGLMGGLIGLGLGEVGVRVLNHFAQEAAGGPIFLVTMRLALGSVAFAAGLGAAAGIFPALRAARLRPVEALRAE; this is encoded by the coding sequence ATGGGGCGCGTGTTCATCCTGAGACTGCCAGAGCCTGTGCGCAATGTCCTCCGCCACCGCATTCGCACTGGCCTTACCGTCTTGGGCATCGCCATCGGCATCTTCGCCCTGGTAGTGTTGGGGGCCTTGGCTGAAAAGGTCAACATCCTGGTGGTGGGAGGGGAGAAATACCTTTCAGACCGGGTGGCGGTGATGGCCAAGGGCGCGGGGCATCCCTACTTCGGGTCACAGGGGCTGGTCCCGGCCTCGTTGGCCGGGGAGTTGGCTCGCATGCCAGAGGCGGCATGCGTTCAGAAGGACATATCCATGCTGCTGGACCCAGGCTCGCGCGCGGGGTTCGGCATGCCCAAGGTGTTATCGGGCATCGACGTAGAGGAGCGTCTCCGCTGCGACCAGGTGGCCCCCGGCCCGGTGAAGGTCGACTTCGCCAGCGGCGGCTGGTGGCAGCCTGGCCAGCGGCGAGTGGCCGTCCTGGGGGTGGACGTGGCCAACTACCTGGGCGTCCGCACTGGGGACGAGGTGGAGGTCGACGGCATCACCTTCCGCGTGGTAGGAACCCTCAACCGCACCCTCACCGGCCCCGATAACGTCTTCTACGTCCCCCTAGAGGATGCGCGGGAGATCATGCTCAAGAGGCAACCGTGGCTGGCAGCGGCCAACGTCAACGACACGGTACGGAACATCTGGGTGGTGTTAAAGAAAGGGGTAGACGGTGATATTTTGGCTCAAGAGATACGCTCGCGCTTTACCGATGTCGACGCCATGGGGCCATCAGAGCTGCGGCAGCCGCTGCAGACTAGCAACCGCATCTTCCAGTTCACTATCCTGGGAGTGGCCATGGTGGCCCTGATCGTGGGGGGTCTGTCCATCATCAACACCATGGTGATGTCGGTGGCCGAAAGGGTGCGCGAGATCGGCATCAAGAAGGCGGTGGGGGCCGCCGATAGCGACATCCTGTGGGAGTACCTGACGGAAGCGGCCTTTATAGGCCTTATGGGAGGCCTCATAGGGCTGGGCCTGGGGGAGGTGGGGGTGCGCGTCCTTAACCACTTCGCCCAGGAGGCGGCGGGAGGCCCCATATTTCTCGTGACCATGCGCCTGGCCCTAGGGTCGGTGGCCTTCGCTGCGGGGCTGGGGGCAGCCGCTGGCATCTTCCCCGCCTTGCGCGCTGCCCGTCTCCGGCCCGTGGAGGCCCTGCGGGCGGAGTGA
- a CDS encoding aminodeoxychorismate/anthranilate synthase component II: MSTRPRPSILLIDNYDSFTYNLYQYLWELGATVEVARNDRITVEEALAMAPSGVVISPGPCTPKEAGVSVALIQALAGKVPILGVCLGHQCIGEAFGGRVVGAEEIVHGKLSNIYHTGAGVLTGLPNPFPAVRYHSLVVERESLPPVLEVTAWTDKGLIMGLRHRHLPVEGVQFHPESIATPSGKQILRNFLEQLCC; the protein is encoded by the coding sequence ATGAGCACGCGGCCTAGGCCTTCCATCCTTCTTATCGATAACTATGACAGCTTCACCTATAACCTCTACCAGTACCTGTGGGAGCTGGGGGCCACGGTGGAGGTGGCCCGCAACGACCGCATTACGGTGGAGGAGGCCCTCGCCATGGCCCCCTCGGGGGTAGTCATCTCGCCTGGGCCCTGCACCCCTAAAGAGGCAGGGGTATCGGTGGCCCTTATCCAGGCCCTGGCGGGCAAGGTGCCCATACTGGGGGTCTGCCTGGGCCACCAATGTATCGGCGAGGCCTTCGGCGGTCGCGTGGTAGGAGCGGAGGAGATCGTCCACGGCAAGCTCTCCAACATCTACCACACGGGCGCAGGCGTCTTAACGGGCCTGCCCAACCCCTTCCCGGCCGTCCGCTACCACTCTTTAGTAGTAGAAAGGGAATCGCTCCCCCCTGTCCTGGAGGTCACGGCCTGGACAGACAAGGGGCTCATCATGGGGCTGCGCCACCGCCACCTCCCGGTGGAGGGGGTCCAGTTCCACCCCGAGTCCATCGCCACACCTTCGGGTAAGCAGATCCTGCGCAATTTCCTGGAGCAGCTGTGCTGCTAG